One Phaseolus vulgaris cultivar G19833 chromosome 4, P. vulgaris v2.0, whole genome shotgun sequence DNA window includes the following coding sequences:
- the LOC137837070 gene encoding G-box-binding factor 4-like isoform X1, with the protein MDDFKSIISMPTAAATAATTVDNIWNKIVAGAHPHHPAAAGDYNGGAGDYRGASALEFYEGSPMENLSSSSSLPVSFSLPLPFHAQGPSSVEPFGMGTASSNLVHRGRRRVVEEPMDKATIQKQRRMIKNRESAARSRERKQAYTMELEYKVQQLEQENTHLVNEEAENRRQRRKQQQSRTVQCDKDRSETRCDDQRYDATSGVVRQAVRCDERPDEMLPR; encoded by the exons ATGGATGATTTCAAGTCCATCATTTCCATGCCCACCGCCGCCGCCACCGCCGCCACAACCGTCGATAACATCTGGAATAAGATCGTCGCCGGTGCTCATCCACACCACCCCGCCGCTGCCGGAGACTACAATGGCGGTGCCGGAGACTACCGTGGCGCTAGCGCCCTGGAGTTCTACGAGGGCAGCCCCATGGAGAATTTATCTTCTTCTTCGTCTCTCCCTGtttctttctctcttcctcTCCCTTTCCACGCCCAAGGCCCTTCCTCCGTAGAACCCTTTGGAATGGGCACTGCGTCCTCCAATTTGGTTCACAGAGGTAGGAGAAGGGTGGTGGAGGAACCCATGGATAAGGCCACGATTCAGAAGCAGAGGAGGATGATCAAGAATCGTGAGTCTGCAGCTAGGTCGCGGGAACGCAAGCAG GCTTACACAATGGAGCTGGAGTATAAGGTTCAACAGCTGGAGCAAGAGAATACCCACTTAGTCAATGAAGAG GCTGAGAATAGAAGGCAGAGGAGAAAGCAG CAGCAGTCGCGAACGGTGCAGTGCGACAAGGATCGCAGCGAGACGAGATGCGACGACCAACGATACGATGCGACGAGCGGCGTGGTGCGACAAGCGGTGCGGTGTGACGAGCGGCCCGACGAGATGCTGCCGCGATGA
- the LOC137837070 gene encoding G-box-binding factor 4-like isoform X2, producing MDDFKSIISMPTAAATAATTVDNIWNKIVAGAHPHHPAAAGDYNGGAGDYRGASALEFYEGSPMENLSSSSSLPVSFSLPLPFHAQGPSSVEPFGMGTASSNLVHRGRRRVVEEPMDKATIQKQRRMIKNRESAARSRERKQAYTMELEYKVQQLEQENTHLVNEEAENRRQRRKQLMETIIPVEVMRKPRKKFGRQNSF from the exons ATGGATGATTTCAAGTCCATCATTTCCATGCCCACCGCCGCCGCCACCGCCGCCACAACCGTCGATAACATCTGGAATAAGATCGTCGCCGGTGCTCATCCACACCACCCCGCCGCTGCCGGAGACTACAATGGCGGTGCCGGAGACTACCGTGGCGCTAGCGCCCTGGAGTTCTACGAGGGCAGCCCCATGGAGAATTTATCTTCTTCTTCGTCTCTCCCTGtttctttctctcttcctcTCCCTTTCCACGCCCAAGGCCCTTCCTCCGTAGAACCCTTTGGAATGGGCACTGCGTCCTCCAATTTGGTTCACAGAGGTAGGAGAAGGGTGGTGGAGGAACCCATGGATAAGGCCACGATTCAGAAGCAGAGGAGGATGATCAAGAATCGTGAGTCTGCAGCTAGGTCGCGGGAACGCAAGCAG GCTTACACAATGGAGCTGGAGTATAAGGTTCAACAGCTGGAGCAAGAGAATACCCACTTAGTCAATGAAGAG GCTGAGAATAGAAGGCAGAGGAGAAAGCAG CTGATGGAGACCATCATTCCAGTTGAGGTGATGCGCAAACCCAGAAAAAAATTTGGGAGACAAAATTCATTCTGA
- the LOC137837069 gene encoding probable polygalacturonase — protein sequence MSRTMKQCLHLGNTNVLGVISLIITLGSLNVKVAECRAIGLGNSEYSAINCRKHSATLTDFGGVGDGKTSNTKIFATAIANLTQHASDGGATLIVPSGKWLTGPFNLTSHFTLFLQKDAVILASQDEKEWPSVALLPSYGKGRDAPDGRFSSLIFGYNLTDVVITGQNGTLDGQGSYWWVKFKKKEFTLTRPYMIEIMFSDQIQISNITLINSPSWFVHPIYSSNIIVSGLTILAPIDSPNTDGVNPDSCTNTRIEDCYIVSGDDCISPKSGWDNYGVKFGKPTKNIIIRRITCISPDSAMVALGSEMSGGIEDIRVEDLTAIDTQSAVRIKTAVGRGAYVKNIYVRNLNLNTMKYVFWMTGSYGSHPDPEFDPKALPVISGINYKDIVAKNVTYAARLEGIPNDPFTGICISNVTMELSKEQHKLQWNCTDISGVSNNVTPTPCEELQQKGKSDCVFPTDKLPIEVMFLVEQSSQVYLNVGLTYSRNNRK from the exons ATGTCTCGTACCATGAAGCAGTGTCTACACCTTGGAAATACCAAT GTACTTGGTGTGATCTCTTTAATTATAACATTGGGATCACTAAATGTGAAAGTAGCAGAATGTAGGGCCATTGGATTGGGCAACAGTGAATATTCTGCAATCAATTGTCGAAAGCACAGTGCAACTTTGACAGATTTTGGTGGAGTTGGTGATGGGAAAACATCCAACACAAAGATCTTTGCAACTGCCATAGCCAACCTCACCCAACATGCttctgatggaggtgcaacTCTTATTGTGCCATCTGGGAAATGGCTAACTGGACCCTTTAATCTCACCAGCCATTTCACTCTTTTTCTTCAAAAGGATGCTGTTATTCTTGCTTCCCAG GATGAAAAAGAATGGCCTAGTGTTGCTCTACTACCTTCTTATGGAAAAGGAAGAGATGCTCCTGATGGAAGGTTTAGCAGTCTAATTTTTGGTTATAATCTCACTGATGTTGTAATTACTG GTCAAAATGGTACACTTGATGGACAAGGATCTTACTGGTGGGTCAAGTTCAAAAAGAAGGAATTTACTCTCACTAGGCCCTACATGATTGAGATCATGTTCTCAGATCAAAtccaaatatcaaatatcactttGATCAATTCCCCAAGTTGGTTTGTCCATCCAATTTACAGCAG TAACATAATTGTAAGTGGCCTTACCATTCTTGCCCCAATAGACTCTCCTAATACAGATGGCGTAAACCCAG ATTCATGTACAAACACTAGGATTGAAGACTGCTACATTGTTTCTGGTGATGATTGCATTTCACCAAAAAGTGGTTGGGATAATTATGGAGTTAAATTTGGAAAGCCAACAAAAAACATAATCATTAGAAGGATCACTTGTATATCCCCAGACAGTGCCATGGTTGCATTAGGCAGTGAAATGTCTGGTGGAATTGAAGATATTAGGGTTGAAGATCTCACTGCCATTGACACTCAATCAGCTGTTAGAATCAAAACAGCAGTTGGTAGAGGTGCATATGTGAAGAACATATATGTTAGAAATTTGAATCTGAACACCATGAAATATGTGTTTTGGATGACTGGCTCTTATGGATCACACCCTGACCCTGAATTTGATCCCAAAGCACTTCCTGTTATTTCTGGAATAAATTATAAAGATATTGTTGCCAAGAACGTTACATATGCTGCAAGACTTGAAGGAATCCCTAATGACCCTTTCACTGGAATCTGCATTTCTAATGTCACAATGGAACTGAGTAAAGAACAACACAAGCTTCAATGGAATTGCACTGATATTTCTGGAGTTTCCAATAATGTCACTCCTACCCCTTGTGAAGAGCTGCAACAAAAAGGTAAATCTGATTGTGTTTTTCCAACTGACAAACTACCCATTGAAGTCATGTTCCTTGTAGAACAGTCTTCACAAGTGTATTTGAATGTTGGACTTACCTATAGtagaaataatagaaaataa
- the LOC137836396 gene encoding probable polygalacturonase produces MSHTMKQCLHLRNAHVLGVISLIIILGSLNVKVAESRVYSSLANIEYPAINCRKHSASLTDFGGVGDGKTSNTKAFQSAITKLSQHASDGGATLIVPPGKWLTGPFNLTSHFTLFLQKGAVILASQNELEWPHLAILPSYGRGRDAPGGRFSSLIFGTNLTDVVITGQNGTIDGQGSYWWDKFHKKQLTLTRPYMIEIMYSDQIQISNLTLVNSPTWFVHPIYSSNIIVSGLTILAPVDSPNTDGVNPDSCTNIRIEDCFIVSGDDCIAVKSGWDEYGIKFGRPTQHLVIRRVTCISPDSAMVALGSEMSGGIEDVRVDDLTAINTESAIRIKTAVGRGGFVKNIFVRGLNLNTMKYVFWMTGSYGEHPDPNFDPKALPTITGINYKDIVAKNVTYSAKLEGISNDPFTGICISNVSVQVSAQQKKLQWNCTNVAGVTNNVTPTPCALLPQKEKTDCAFPTDKLPIENVQFKTCSL; encoded by the exons ATGTCCCATACCATGAAGCAGTGTCTACACCTTAGAAATGCTCAT GTACTTGGTGTGATCTCTTTGATTATAATATTGGGATCACTAAATGTGAAGGTAGCAGAGTCTAGGGTTTATAGTTCATTGGCCAACATTGAATATCCTGCAATCAATTGCAGAAAGCACAGTGCAAGTTTGACAGATTTTGGTGGAGTTGGTGATGGGAAAACATCCAACACAAAGGCCTTTCAATCTGCCATAACCAAACTCAGCCAACATGCttctgatggaggtgcaacCCTTATTGTGCCACCTGGGAAATGGCTAACAGGACCCTTCAATCTCACCAGCCATTTCACTCTTTTTCTTCAAAAGGGTGCTGTTATTCTTGCTTCTCAG AATGAATTAGAATGGCCTCATCTTGCTATACTACCTTCTTATGGAAGAGGAAGAGATGCTCCTGGTGGAAGGTTTAGCAGTCTAATTTTTGGGACTAATCTCACTGATGTTGTAATTACTG GTCAAAATGGTACAATTGATGGACAAGGATCTTATTGGTGGGACAAGTTCCACAAGAAACAATTGACTCTCACTAGGCCCTACATGATTGAGATCATGTACTCAGATCAAATCCAAATATCAAATCTCACTTTGGTCAATTCCCCAACTTGGTTTGTCCATCCAATTTACAGCAG TAACATAATTGTAAGTGGCCTTACCATTCTTGCCCCAGTAGACTCTCCTAATACTGATGGTGTAAACCCAG ATTCATGTACAAACATTAGGATTGAAGACTGCTTCATTGTTTCTGGGGATGATTGCATTGCAGTAAAAAGTGGTTGGGATGAGTATGGAATTAAATTTGGAAGGCCAACCCAACACTTAGTGATTAGAAGGGTGACTTGCATCTCCCCAGACAGTGCCATGGTTGCATTAGGCAGTGAAATGTCTGGTGGAATTGAAGATGTTAGGGTTGATGATCTCACTGCTATCAACACTGAATCAGCTATTAGAATCAAAACAGCAGTTGGTAGAGGTGGATTTGTGAAGAACATATTTGTTAGAGGATTGAATCTGAACACCATGAAATATGTGTTTTGGATGACTGGCTCTTATGGAGAACACCCTGACCCTAACTTTGATCCCAAAGCACTTCCTACTATTACTGGAATAAATTATAAAGATATTGTTGCCAAGAACGTTACGTATTCTGCAAAACTTGAAGGAATCTCAAATGACCCTTTCACTGGAATCTGCATTTCTAATGTGTCAGTCCAAGTGAGTGCACAACAAAAGAAGCTTCAGTGGAATTGCACTAATGTTGCTGGAGTTACCAATAATGTCACTCCTACCCCTTGTGCATTGCTGccacaaaaagagaaaactgaTTGTGCTTTTCCAACTGACAAACTACCCATTGAAAATGTTCAATTCAAGACATGTTCCTTATGA